One window of Quercus robur chromosome 12, dhQueRobu3.1, whole genome shotgun sequence genomic DNA carries:
- the LOC126708897 gene encoding putative transferase At4g12130, mitochondrial isoform X2 gives MHRFKPCLRFAKSTAYRSFSSHNLETAGPIASKLNSRSVVRFRGPDTVKFLQGLLTNDVRKFSEPMGENERTSTLPAPNLPPMYAALLTPQGKFLYDLFLYEPPKPDAKLDKSGSGPGSDPDQSFELFADVDATVLDELLVTFKKYRVRSKVEIENVAKDFSCWQRYGGNLPEKSSSIEEPEAASVGWGAGVDHSGESASRGNNLGWQWFNDPRLDSLGFRGIFPSDIIPPLIEADKETDEQNYLLWRLQKGVAEGSTEIPKGEAMPLEYNLAGLKAISFDKGCYMGQELVARTHHRGVIRKRLLPLRFLNDSGEEVEQKVAPGSEVIDTASHKKAGTVRAALGCRGLGLLRLEEAFKGSGALTIQGQENVKVEAVRTDWWPAEWFQEYQQYSAVA, from the exons atgcACCGCTTCAAACCCTGCCTCCGGTTCGCCAAATCCACTGCGTACCGTTCCTTCTCCTCTCACAACCTCGAAACCGCTGGGCCCATTGCCTCGAAGCTCAATTCACGGTCCGTGGTCCGGTTCCGAGGCCCAGACACTGTAAAGTTCCTGCAAGGCTTATTGACCAACGATGTACGGAAATTCAGTGAACCCATGGGTGAGAATGAGAGAACCTCCACCTTGCCCGCACCGAATTTGCCTCCTATGTACGCCGCGCTCTTGACCCCTCAGGGAAAGTTCCTCTACGACCTCTTCCTTTACGAGCCGCCTAAGCCCGACGCCAAGCTCGACAAGTCTGGTTCCGGACCTGGGTCTGACCCGGACCAATCGTTTGAACTGTTTGCGGATGTGGATGCTACTGTCTTGGATGAGCTCTTGGTGACCTTCAAAAA ATACCGAGTAAGGTCTAAGGTTGAGATTGAGAATGTGGCAAAAGACTTCTCTTGCTGGCAGAGGTATGGTGGGAACCTTCCTGAAAAGTCCTCATCTATAGAAGAACCAGAGGCTGCCAGTGTTGGCTGGGGTGCTGGTGTTGATCATTCAGGCGAGTCAGCTTCACGTGGAAATAATCTTGGATGGCAATGGTTTAATGATCCCAGATTGGATTCTCTAGGTTTCAGGGGGATCTTTCCATCAGATATAATAC CACCTTTGATTGAGGCTGACAAAGAAACAGATGAACAAAATTACCTGCTTTGGAGGTTACAGAAGGGGGTTGCAGAAGGCTCAACTGAGATTCCAAAAG GTGAGGCAATGCCTCTTGAATACAATCTTGCTGGTCTGAAAGCAATAAGCTTTGACAAAGGGTGCTACATGGGCCAAGAGCTTGTAGCTCGTACGCATCATCGAGGCGTCATTCGCAAGCGCTTGCTTCCTTTAAGGTTTCTTAACGATAGTGGAGAAG AAGTGGAGCAAAAGGTTGCTCCTGGCTCAGAGGTGATAGATACTGCCTCCCACAAGAAGGCTGGTACTGTGAGGGCTGCACTTGGGTGTCGTGGGCTTGGTCTTTTGCGGTTGGAGGAAGCCTTCAAAGGATCAGGTGCATTGACCATACAAGGACAGGAGAATGTGAAGGTCGAGGCTGTTAGAACAGATTGGTGGCCTGCTGAATGGTTTCAAGAGTATCAACAGTATAGTGCAGTTGCTTAG